Proteins found in one Cervus canadensis isolate Bull #8, Minnesota chromosome 24, ASM1932006v1, whole genome shotgun sequence genomic segment:
- the RSRP1 gene encoding arginine/serine-rich protein 1 isoform X1, which yields MSSYVNDLWPSSPPKASPSSLRSGPCSRPSSASGSRSPSRSSVSSRSWSRSRSPPGRRSRSRSRSRRRHQRRYRRYSRSYSRSHSRSRSRRYRERHSGSTRRSYRSRSRSRGRLYYRRAYAIARGRRYYGFGRTVYPEERRSWRGLSRSRSRSPTPFRLSEKDRMELLEIAKANAAKALGTANFDLPASLRSVPVSKERNQETAVLNNGEKSELLDKLTEDGIKNASEKSYQQKSIAFSSNNSVAKPMLQKSVKATAEENSSGSPKIDKKKSPYGLWIPV from the exons ATGTCCAGCTACGTGAACGACCTGTGGCCGAGTTCGCCGCCCAAGGCCTCGCCCTCGTCCTTGCGGTCGGGCCCGTGCAGCCGACCATCGTCGGCCTCCGGGAGCCGCTCTCCGTCCCGTTCCAGCGTCTCGAGCCGGTCGTGGTCCCGGAGCCGCAGCCCGCCCGGGCGGAGGAGCCGCTCCAGGTCTCGCTCCCGAAGGCGCCATCAGAGGAGGTACCGGCGCTACTCGCGCTCCTACTCGCGGAGCCACTCGCGTTCCCGCAGCCGCCGGTACCGGGAGAGGCACTCAGGCTCCACCCGGAGGTCCTACCGGTCTCGCAGCCGCTCCCGCGGCCGCTTGTATTACCGGAGGGCCTACGCCATCGCGCGTGGCCGGCGCTACTACGGCTTCGGCCGCACCGTCTACCCCGAGGAGCGCAGAAGCTGGAGGGGGCTATCCCGGAGCAGGTCGCGGAGCCCAACCCCCTTTCGTTTGAGCGAGAAAG ATCGAATGGAGTTGTTAGAAATAGCCAAAGCCAATGCAGCAAAAGCATTAGGAACAGCCAACTTTGACTTGCCAGCTAGTCTCAGAAGTGTTCCTGTGTCTAAAGAAAGAAACCAGGAAACAGCTGTACTGAATAATGGTGAAAAGTCTGAG CTATTGGACAAGTTAACAGAAGATGGAATAAAAAATGCCAGTGAAAAGTCTTATCAGCAAAAAAGCATCGCTTTTAGCTCTAAC aattctgtAGCAAAGCCTATGCTTCAGAAATCAGTTAAAGCTACTGCTGAAGAGAATTCTTCAGGATCCCCAAAAATAGATAAGAAGAAAAGTCCATATGGACTGTGGATACCTGTCTAA
- the RSRP1 gene encoding arginine/serine-rich protein 1 isoform X2 → MSSYVNDLWPSSPPKASPSSLRSGPCSRPSSASGSRSPSRSSVSSRSWSRSRSPPGRRSRSRSRSRRRHQRRYRRYSRSYSRSHSRSRSRRYRERHSGSTRRSYRSRSRSRGRLYYRRAYAIARGRRYYGFGRTVYPEERRSWRGLSRSRSRSPTPFRLSEKDRMELLEIAKANAAKALGTANFDLPASLRSVPVSKERNQETAVLNNGEKSEKS, encoded by the exons ATGTCCAGCTACGTGAACGACCTGTGGCCGAGTTCGCCGCCCAAGGCCTCGCCCTCGTCCTTGCGGTCGGGCCCGTGCAGCCGACCATCGTCGGCCTCCGGGAGCCGCTCTCCGTCCCGTTCCAGCGTCTCGAGCCGGTCGTGGTCCCGGAGCCGCAGCCCGCCCGGGCGGAGGAGCCGCTCCAGGTCTCGCTCCCGAAGGCGCCATCAGAGGAGGTACCGGCGCTACTCGCGCTCCTACTCGCGGAGCCACTCGCGTTCCCGCAGCCGCCGGTACCGGGAGAGGCACTCAGGCTCCACCCGGAGGTCCTACCGGTCTCGCAGCCGCTCCCGCGGCCGCTTGTATTACCGGAGGGCCTACGCCATCGCGCGTGGCCGGCGCTACTACGGCTTCGGCCGCACCGTCTACCCCGAGGAGCGCAGAAGCTGGAGGGGGCTATCCCGGAGCAGGTCGCGGAGCCCAACCCCCTTTCGTTTGAGCGAGAAAG ATCGAATGGAGTTGTTAGAAATAGCCAAAGCCAATGCAGCAAAAGCATTAGGAACAGCCAACTTTGACTTGCCAGCTAGTCTCAGAAGTGTTCCTGTGTCTAAAGAAAGAAACCAGGAAACAGCTGTACTGAATAATGGTGAAAAGTCTGAG AAATCATGA
- the TMEM50A gene encoding transmembrane protein 50A produces MSGFLEGLRCSECIDWGEKRNTIASIAAGVLFFTGWWIIIDAAVIYPRMDEFNHSYHACGVIATIAFLMINAVSNGQVRGDSYSEGCLGQTGARIWLFIGFMLAFGSLIASMWILFGGYVAKEKAVVYPGIAVFFQNAFIFFGGLVFKFGRTEDLWQ; encoded by the exons ATGTCTGGATTTCTGGAAGGCTTGAGGTGCTCAGAGTGCATTGATTGGGGGGAAAAGCGCAATACTATTGCTTCCATTGCTGCCGGTGTTCTA TTTTTTACAGGCTGGTGGATCATCATAGATGCAGCTGTCATTTACCCCCGCATGGACGAATTCAACCACTCCTACCACGCGTGCGGTGTGATAGCGACCATAGCCTTCTTAAT GATTAATGCAGTATCAAATGGACAAGTCCGAGGTGATAGTTACAGTGAAGGTTGCCTGGGTCAAACAG GTGCTCGCATTTGGCTGTTCATTGGTTTCATGTTGGCCTTTGGCTCTCTGATTGCATCGATGTGGATTCTTTTTGGAGGATATGTTGCTAAAG AAAAAGCCGTAGTATACCCTGGGATTGCTGTATTTTTCCAAAATGCCTTCATCTTTTTTGG AGGACTCGTTTTTAAGTTCGGCCGCACTGAAGACTTATGGCAGTGA